GCGCTTTTTCAGCCGTGTCAGTTTTGACGACAGTGTGGCCTTTAAAGTTTTTGTTGAAGTCAGCCAAAAACAGAATTCCCTTAAAGATCGGGATGTAGCGTGTTTGCCGACGTCCTTTCGAGTCTTTGTAGGATTCTTTGTTGAAAGTCTTAATTTCTTGAAGTTCGAACTGTGTTTTTTCAAGCTGGCCGACAACGTGATCTTCGCTGGAGGCCGTGTCATAGCTAGGAGAAAAAAGACCACAAGACTTGTAGAGCTCAACCGGAAAGGGATTTGTTGGTGAGTAGGAAAACGTCTTGCAGAGTGATTTAATGATTTTGACTTTGAATTCGGAAATCAACACACGCTGTGCTTGCGCACGCTTCACGGATGCCATCAGCACGGTTCGCAAATCTTTTGAAATATGAAAACCACCAAACGCCGCAGCTCCCATGCCGATCCATTGAACGATCAGCTTGAGCGTGCTTTCTTGCGCGTTTTTAAATAGAAAGATCACAAGAAGTCCCGCACCAACCAAGGGCCCCCAGGTTTTCACTTGTTTGACCAAGTTCCCCGTGTCGACTTTGTGTTCCTCGTTGAACTTTTCGACCTTTGGCCACAGCTCTGTTTGACAGAACTCAGGAACCTCGTCGATGTGTGTGCGGAGCTCCTTCAAACTTGCCATTGTTTAGCTGACCTGCCCAAAGAGCTTTGCGATATCTGGTTTTGCAACGGCTTCTGGTGCAACTTGGAAGACTGATTTTCGACGATATCCAAGAATCGAAGCAACGATCACCGTTGGAATGCTTTCGACAGAGTTGTTATAGCGAACGACGGCCGCATTGTACGTTCGGCGCGCTGCAGACAATTGGCCTTCGATTTCGTTGAGCGATCCTTGAAGGCTTAAGAAATTTTCATTGGCCTTAAGGTCCGGATAGTTTTCGGCAACGGCCACCACGCGGCCGAGCATCTGTGACATCATCGTGTCGACTTTTTGAAGATCGCCATCATTGTTGATCGGTCGTTGTACGGCCGCCCGAGCTTCGGTGAGTTCCGTCAAAAGCTTCGATTCGTGAGCGGCATATTGCTTCACAGTGGCGACAAGACTTGGGATCAAGTCCGCTCGTTTTTGAAGATACGTGTGAACTCCGCCGACGGTGTTTTCGACTTCGTTTTTTCGTGAGATCAAGGTGTTATACATCACCGCAAATGCGACGGCGATGACTCCAAAGACGACCATCAGTTCGACTGACATTTTCAATGTCTCCCATAAGCGTTCTCGAGATAAAACTACTCGCTTATTTATCGGGACCTTGTGCCTAGCGGATTAATTTAATTGAACAAATCCGCGATATATTTCGTGTTCGTCTCATCGCGAGACATTCCTTAGCGGGTGACTGGACCTGGTCGCGTCTCTGGTGCGTTTAGGCGACCGCCGGGATTCCGGCAAAGGTGAGTGAGGTGCGCGATCACGCCCTCTTTGTGGCGACCGCCGATGTGAGCCAATCCGTAACCATGCAGTGTTGATAGCTGAGAAATGTCTTGCGCGATTCCTTGATCGCGTTTGGCGAATTCAGCATCTTCCCGCAACACAGTCGCTCGAACAAAATCTGCGTTGCTTGCAATAAAATCTCGAAGCTCTTCGACTTTCCGTTTTTGCTGAAGACTTAAATTTTTGACCCTGGAGTCAGCCAGCACTTTTCTTAAAAAGTCGGCGGCCTTGTGGGGCTCCTGGGAAAAGGTCGCGCTAATTTTGAAGGTGTTCAGTTCGTCAAGGACCCAGCTAGGCATAGCGAGTTCTTTTTGATTGAGCTCTTCTCGCAGATCGTCGTACTTCACAAAAATCACCATCAATTTTTTCTTTAATTCGTCGAGACCGTTGTCGCGGTGATTGTCAAATCCCACAGTCGCTGGTGCCGTAGAAGTTTCACCAAGTTTTTGCCCAGGTTTCTTGAAGCGAAGCCAGTACTGTGCCGCCACGATGGGATCAGTCATAATGATCAAATAGTCTCTGCGCTCTTTTTCGTTCAGACCAAGTTTTTGCATACGGAGATCTTCGTTGCGAAGAAACTCCATCAGACCCTTGAAGCCGCCAAGGCTGTCGATACCCTCTTGGCTATTCTCAAAGCCGATCCATTCTACCTTTTTCTTTGATAGTGCCGAAAGGGTTCGATCAAAGGTCGCGTTCATTTCCTTTAAGGTATCGGAATGTTTTCCTAAGAGCTTTCTTACTTCGCTGGCGAGATGAGCATTACCACTTCCAACATACTCGCTAATGTAGCCAGGAGTGCCATGGACGCCAAAAATGAGACCGATTTTCTTGCCGGGTTCAAACTGAAATTCTTGAGTTTTCGAATCATAGGCGCAGGTCTGCGCTTCCGCCAAAGAACCTACAAGCGCTAATAGAAATATTAAAAGCCCTCGCATAGTCCGTTATCGGCACAATGGCGTTGTAAATTGAGACCCGATTCTGAGGCTTAGAGGTGCCGTTTTTTGCGCTGCCAGTTGAAAATTGCCCCTTTGTCAGAATCGAGTGACACGGCCACCTCAGCGTTGCCCAAAGGGGAGTCTTGGCCCAAATGCCGCTTTACCAGAGGCCGTAACACTTTTTCGAATGGATGAACATGAACGGCCAAGCTGCAAAGTTGCTCTTTATTGGTGGATTGATTGGTGGACTATTTGGATCGCCGATGGTGGCTTCCGCGCTGACATCCGTCTCTAAAGCAGAAGTTCTCGCAGGACTTAAACAACAAATCGAAAGTGTGTCGACGGCTGATGAGATTGACACATTGATCGATCAAGATGACCGACTACAGGTCGGTCCATCGCAGGGAATTATTTTTGAAAATTTTCATTTTAGTCCACGTATCAGTGCCTGCTCAATGCGCATCGAAGTGAGTGATTTGGAATCAGTACTCAATGATGCCTCTCTTCGTGATCGGTATATGCGAATTGCAGGTTTTGAATGCCGAAAGAACATTGATTTCTCATTGAATTCGCTTTTGAAAGACCAAGCCGATATTGATCTCGCGCGAAACGCGTACACATGTTCAATCGTATCCACCATTAAAGGATATGCGGCAGAGCGCAGCGAACATCTGGTAGGAATGGCCGGATCAATAACCCGAGAAAGACTCTTTCTACCGGATAAGACGACAGAGTTCGACAACCGAAAAGTCGTCGTGACTACGACTCCAGGAAGAAACCCTCGAATTGAAGTGAGCTGCGTCATTCACACACGTCCGTTAGAACGCCAAGAACTGACCCAAGCCTTTCGCCGTCAGTGGCGGGAAGCGAAGCTAGTCGAACTTCAAAAAAGCATCGACTTTGCGATCGCTGAAGAGCAGCGCAAGCAAGTGGAGCTAGTCGAAAAACGAAAAGTGGCCTCTAGCCAGTTAGCTGAAATTGTTGGCGCGATGAAACGATCCGAAGGTTTGGTCGCGCAATATGAGCAATGCCTTAGCTCTCACCGGATTGCAGACAGAATTTACCTGCAGATGAAATCGGGGCTTCCTTCTGGGAACTCAAAATTGCCGCCGGGTTCTTGTGGCGAAAAAATGAAGAAGATTTCAGAATGGACGGCAGTTGCGTCCGATCGAATTCAATCAGGTGCAGTTTCTGCTGTCGAGGCATCCGTCTCGCATCAGGAAAGTCTCCTCGCACTCGGCGTC
The nucleotide sequence above comes from Deltaproteobacteria bacterium. Encoded proteins:
- a CDS encoding DUF3137 domain-containing protein → MASLKELRTHIDEVPEFCQTELWPKVEKFNEEHKVDTGNLVKQVKTWGPLVGAGLLVIFLFKNAQESTLKLIVQWIGMGAAAFGGFHISKDLRTVLMASVKRAQAQRVLISEFKVKIIKSLCKTFSYSPTNPFPVELYKSCGLFSPSYDTASSEDHVVGQLEKTQFELQEIKTFNKESYKDSKGRRQTRYIPIFKGILFLADFNKNFKGHTVVKTDTAEKALGLLGRSAQRLFSATSSLKLVELENPEFESQFKVLSTDPVEARYILSASFMEALTRLRGKYGAGVQVSFLNSTIVIAIPHDRGFMDFGFSLDNLTRDASKMCEELYDILEIVEDLELNNRIWNKNNQQAGA
- a CDS encoding LemA family protein encodes the protein MSVELMVVFGVIAVAFAVMYNTLISRKNEVENTVGGVHTYLQKRADLIPSLVATVKQYAAHESKLLTELTEARAAVQRPINNDGDLQKVDTMMSQMLGRVVAVAENYPDLKANENFLSLQGSLNEIEGQLSAARRTYNAAVVRYNNSVESIPTVIVASILGYRRKSVFQVAPEAVAKPDIAKLFGQVS